One window of the Calditrichota bacterium genome contains the following:
- a CDS encoding phosphoribosylglycinamide formyltransferase: MEKLRIAIFASGRGSNFEAILKNVLSGKLNAEIVVVISNKKSAGALEIARQHEIPAYFISTKKYPDQEDFDKEVLRILSKREANFIALAGYLKMIGVEIVRRYRGRILNIHPALLPSFGGKGMFGNRVHEAVLAYGCKVSGVTVHLVDESYDTGPPVIQRCVPVADDDTPDTLAARVLKLEHQIFSEALQYFAEGRVQIEGRRVKILPEKK; encoded by the coding sequence ATGGAGAAACTTCGCATTGCCATTTTCGCTTCGGGCCGCGGCTCAAATTTTGAAGCGATTTTGAAAAATGTTTTGTCGGGAAAATTGAACGCGGAAATCGTGGTTGTCATTTCCAATAAAAAATCTGCGGGAGCGCTGGAAATTGCCAGGCAGCATGAAATTCCGGCGTATTTCATTTCGACAAAAAAATATCCTGATCAGGAGGATTTCGACAAAGAAGTTTTAAGAATTTTGTCAAAGCGTGAGGCAAATTTTATTGCGCTGGCGGGCTATTTGAAAATGATCGGGGTAGAAATTGTCAGGCGTTACCGCGGCAGAATTTTGAACATTCACCCAGCGCTGCTGCCTTCGTTCGGCGGCAAAGGTATGTTCGGAAACCGCGTTCACGAAGCCGTGCTTGCCTATGGCTGCAAAGTTTCCGGCGTCACCGTGCATTTAGTCGATGAATCCTATGACACCGGCCCTCCTGTGATTCAACGATGCGTCCCGGTGGCGGACGATGACACTCCGGATACTTTGGCGGCGCGCGTGCTGAAACTCGAGCATCAGATTTTCAGCGAAGCCCTTCAGTATTTTGCTGAAGGCAGAGTTCAAATCGAAGGCAGACGAGTGAAGATTCTGCCTGAAAAGAAATGA
- the ddpX gene encoding D-alanyl-D-alanine dipeptidase, producing the protein MKTRNNFSVKIFLLFFLFSSAAFSQQETDLVDITALDSTIIVDLKYATADNFMGDTLYSANICLLRKDVARRIVEVQKELRQMGLGLKIWDGYRPLSVQKKMWKKVPDSRYVANPARGSNHNRGAAVDLTLVDKNGKGLEMPTGFDDFTEKAGSNYPNVSETAKKNRELLKKVMMRHGFKPITSEWWHFNDKNIHDYPVLDVPLNVLKKKKEKGTVEK; encoded by the coding sequence ATGAAAACGAGAAATAATTTTTCCGTAAAGATTTTTCTTTTGTTTTTTCTTTTTTCAAGCGCAGCTTTCAGCCAACAGGAAACTGATCTGGTTGACATTACTGCGCTCGATTCGACAATCATTGTTGATTTGAAATATGCCACAGCGGACAATTTCATGGGCGACACCCTCTATTCGGCGAATATTTGTCTGCTGCGAAAAGATGTGGCACGCCGCATCGTTGAAGTGCAAAAGGAGTTGCGTCAAATGGGCCTGGGCTTGAAAATCTGGGATGGCTATCGCCCGCTTTCTGTGCAGAAAAAGATGTGGAAAAAAGTTCCCGATTCGAGATACGTGGCAAATCCGGCGAGAGGCTCCAATCACAACCGCGGCGCTGCAGTAGATTTGACATTGGTGGACAAAAACGGCAAAGGATTGGAGATGCCCACGGGATTTGATGATTTTACAGAAAAGGCAGGCAGCAATTACCCGAACGTGAGCGAGACCGCCAAAAAAAATCGGGAATTGTTGAAAAAAGTGATGATGCGTCACGGTTTCAAGCCGATCACATCAGAGTGGTGGCATTTTAATGATAAAAATATTCACGACTATCCAGTACTGGATGTGCCGCTGAACGTGTTGAAAAAGAAAAAGGAGAAAGGGACTGTCGAAAAATGA
- a CDS encoding GWxTD domain-containing protein: protein MKLRQFRIFAALVLALMSFSAAGLSQTELQTGAPGVLPTFHWDVVGADAPRPELSRIYLYVKTPFDALTFVRADSGGFEASYEVSVTVDDKDGFQVDGKTWQEKVTADNFQATNSRRRFSVTHEKFDIAPGNYKLTLGFTDLETKRTKKTVRKIKLKNYSKWKLSVSDVSFVRNLEIDSVGVKTFVPEVADYIVDLSRKLFCYFEIYNTTQSAEDYQIDYVIKNSRNKKVVEHSYKRKSDGPRTLEAFPLISNNLSQGAYEIEVKVSQGKTKAKVKKRFIVRWADLPSSIYDIELAIKQVKYIAGKKEWDKLKKTHADEKLEAFRNFWARRDPTPGTPQNEWMDEYYERVAYANARFGGFRDGWKSDMGMIYIIFGAPSDVERHPFDPGSKPYEVWYYYTINKSFVFMDMTGFGEYRLLTQSWEDWRYLIRH, encoded by the coding sequence ATGAAATTAAGGCAATTCAGAATTTTCGCAGCGCTGGTCTTGGCATTGATGTCATTCAGCGCGGCAGGTCTGAGTCAGACGGAATTGCAAACAGGAGCGCCGGGAGTTTTGCCGACATTCCACTGGGACGTTGTTGGCGCGGACGCGCCGCGTCCTGAATTGAGCCGAATTTATCTTTACGTGAAAACTCCGTTTGACGCATTGACTTTTGTCCGGGCGGACAGCGGCGGCTTTGAAGCAAGCTATGAAGTTTCGGTTACTGTTGACGATAAAGACGGTTTTCAAGTTGACGGAAAAACCTGGCAGGAGAAAGTGACTGCGGATAATTTTCAGGCGACAAATTCCAGACGAAGATTCAGCGTCACTCACGAGAAATTTGACATTGCTCCCGGAAATTACAAATTGACGCTCGGGTTCACCGATCTGGAGACGAAACGCACGAAAAAAACGGTCAGAAAAATAAAGCTGAAGAATTACTCAAAATGGAAATTGAGCGTCAGCGATGTGTCGTTCGTCAGAAATTTAGAGATTGATTCCGTCGGCGTCAAAACTTTCGTGCCCGAAGTCGCGGACTACATTGTGGATTTGTCCCGCAAGTTATTTTGTTATTTTGAAATTTACAATACGACACAATCTGCGGAAGACTACCAGATAGACTATGTGATCAAAAATAGCCGCAACAAAAAGGTTGTCGAACACAGCTACAAAAGAAAGAGCGATGGCCCTCGCACACTGGAGGCTTTTCCGCTAATTTCCAACAATCTTTCTCAAGGCGCTTATGAAATTGAAGTGAAAGTCAGTCAGGGCAAAACCAAGGCAAAAGTGAAAAAGCGTTTCATTGTGCGTTGGGCTGATTTGCCTTCGTCAATTTACGATATTGAACTGGCGATCAAGCAGGTGAAGTATATTGCCGGGAAAAAAGAGTGGGACAAGCTGAAAAAAACGCACGCCGATGAAAAACTGGAAGCTTTTCGCAACTTTTGGGCAAGAAGAGATCCCACGCCCGGTACGCCGCAAAACGAATGGATGGATGAATATTACGAACGCGTCGCTTACGCTAACGCGCGATTCGGCGGTTTCCGCGACGGCTGGAAGAGCGATATGGGCATGATTTATATCATTTTTGGCGCGCCGTCTGATGTTGAACGCCATCCGTTTGATCCGGGAAGTAAACCCTACGAAGTCTGGTACTACTACACAATTAACAAATCTTTTGTGTTCATGGACATGACGGGCTTTGGCGAGTATCGTCTGTTGACCCAATCGTGGGAAGACTGGCGCTATTTGATTCGACACTAA
- a CDS encoding LD-carboxypeptidase, which translates to MPQKEILKPPALRFGATIGVVSPASRPLNDEKFDRGIEYLKQRGYQVVEGAHARDRYGYLAGKDADRAADLNQMFADPAIEAIICSRGGYGTPRMIDRLNFDIIRQNPKIFVGYSDITSLQLAIWKETQLITFSGPMVAVEMGAGIDDFTEQRFWRMITDAAPSGLLHPPEGHELKLFSSGRATGPLIGGCLSLINTVLGTPYCPDFEGAIFYIEDIEEEPYHLDRYLAQMKMAGIFEQIAGLVLGQFVDCEPGEPEKPYLTVEQIFENYFSELKIPIVGNFPYGHVPVKHTMPLGVEAEINTDAGGLILLESPVTQQVA; encoded by the coding sequence ATGCCACAAAAAGAAATTCTCAAACCCCCGGCTTTGCGTTTCGGAGCGACCATCGGCGTTGTCTCTCCGGCGAGCAGACCTTTGAATGATGAAAAATTTGACCGCGGCATCGAATATCTGAAACAGCGCGGCTACCAGGTCGTGGAAGGTGCTCACGCGAGAGACCGCTACGGTTATCTCGCCGGCAAAGATGCCGACCGCGCGGCTGATTTGAATCAGATGTTTGCTGACCCGGCAATTGAAGCAATAATTTGCTCGCGCGGCGGATACGGCACGCCACGCATGATTGATCGGTTAAATTTTGACATCATTCGACAAAATCCGAAAATTTTTGTCGGTTACAGCGACATCACGTCGCTGCAATTAGCAATCTGGAAGGAAACTCAACTAATTACCTTCTCAGGCCCCATGGTCGCAGTCGAGATGGGCGCCGGAATAGATGATTTCACAGAACAAAGGTTCTGGCGCATGATCACAGACGCTGCGCCTTCGGGGCTTTTGCATCCGCCGGAAGGACATGAATTAAAATTATTTTCTTCTGGCCGGGCAACAGGTCCGCTGATTGGCGGGTGTCTGTCTTTGATAAACACAGTTCTCGGCACGCCTTACTGTCCTGATTTCGAGGGCGCAATTTTCTACATTGAAGACATTGAAGAAGAACCATATCATTTAGACCGCTATCTGGCGCAAATGAAGATGGCGGGCATTTTTGAACAGATCGCCGGACTTGTGTTGGGGCAATTTGTCGATTGCGAGCCCGGAGAGCCGGAAAAACCCTATTTAACAGTGGAGCAGATTTTCGAAAATTACTTCAGCGAGTTGAAGATACCTATTGTGGGAAATTTTCCCTACGGCCACGTTCCGGTGAAGCACACCATGCCTCTCGGAGTAGAAGCAGAAATAAACACTGACGCCGGCGGACTGATTTTGTTGGAATCGCCGGTGACACAGCAAGTCGCTTAA
- the rimO gene encoding 30S ribosomal protein S12 methylthiotransferase RimO produces MKINIITLGCPKNVVDSEVLRAQIDSERIQFVDDAEKADTIVINTCAFILPAREEAIETILEAVELKNFGQVENIFVTGCLAQMSVAELKREIPEVDGFFPEKDFEIVGKRIADYLKIEKKKNGLRRNLETPSHYAYLKISDGCDNRCRYCTIPLIKGGHRSQPSEKLICEAKELAEHGVRELILVAQDTTYYGRDWGEKNGLVKLIRSLTKIDNLQWIRLLYAHPAHVSEELIRLFQEEEKLCRYVDLPIQHISDKVLKSMGRPSSSADIRTTIEQFRKFVPEMAIRTTVMVGYPGESDEDFSILKSFVKEIQFDRLGAFKFIPEDGTPAASLPEQIDESVKEDRMQELMEIQFEISHKKNNGLVGRSLPVIIDEENSQNGSFSGRTEWDSPLIDNLVHVSGEVSPGEILPVKIEKAESYDLWGKLV; encoded by the coding sequence ATGAAAATAAATATCATCACCCTGGGCTGCCCGAAAAATGTGGTCGATTCGGAAGTGCTGCGCGCTCAAATCGATAGCGAAAGAATTCAGTTCGTCGATGATGCGGAAAAGGCAGACACGATTGTCATCAACACGTGCGCGTTTATTTTGCCGGCGCGCGAGGAGGCAATTGAAACTATTCTGGAAGCTGTGGAATTGAAAAATTTCGGGCAGGTGGAAAATATTTTTGTGACCGGCTGCCTCGCGCAGATGAGCGTCGCTGAACTGAAAAGGGAAATTCCGGAAGTGGACGGATTCTTTCCGGAGAAAGATTTTGAAATCGTTGGCAAACGCATCGCCGATTATTTGAAAATTGAGAAAAAGAAAAACGGTCTCCGGCGAAATCTGGAAACGCCGTCCCATTATGCCTATTTGAAAATTTCCGACGGTTGCGACAATCGCTGCCGCTATTGCACGATTCCGCTGATCAAAGGCGGGCATCGCAGTCAGCCGTCGGAGAAACTGATTTGTGAGGCAAAGGAACTGGCGGAGCATGGCGTTCGCGAGCTAATTTTGGTGGCGCAGGACACGACCTACTACGGCAGAGATTGGGGAGAAAAAAACGGACTGGTCAAATTAATTCGTTCTCTGACAAAAATCGACAATTTGCAATGGATTCGATTATTGTACGCGCATCCGGCGCACGTGTCCGAGGAATTGATTCGGCTTTTTCAGGAAGAAGAAAAATTGTGCCGTTACGTGGATCTGCCGATTCAGCACATTTCTGACAAAGTGTTGAAATCAATGGGCCGGCCTTCTTCCTCAGCAGATATTCGCACAACAATCGAGCAGTTCAGAAAATTCGTGCCGGAGATGGCAATTCGCACCACGGTGATGGTGGGTTATCCGGGCGAGTCGGATGAAGATTTTTCCATTTTAAAAAGTTTTGTCAAAGAAATTCAGTTTGACAGACTTGGCGCTTTCAAGTTCATTCCGGAAGACGGGACACCGGCGGCATCACTACCGGAACAGATTGACGAATCCGTGAAAGAAGACCGAATGCAGGAACTGATGGAAATTCAGTTCGAAATTTCTCACAAAAAAAACAACGGCTTGGTGGGAAGAAGCCTTCCCGTAATAATTGATGAGGAAAACAGCCAGAACGGTTCCTTCTCGGGGAGAACAGAATGGGACAGCCCGCTTATTGACAATCTGGTTCACGTGAGCGGAGAAGTGTCGCCGGGTGAAATTTTGCCGGTAAAAATTGAAAAAGCCGAAAGCTATGACCTTTGGGGAAAATTAGTATGA
- the ftsY gene encoding signal recognition particle-docking protein FtsY: MVGKLKQKLTKTREGWLGKVTAVVKSQPDIDEDFFDSLEEVLISGDLGVNFVMELMDNVRDTVEELGIRKSENILRILKTGMLRSLKEDFQNTRDEVVHEKNPFVIMVVGVNGTGKTTTIGKLAALLKRDHEKVLLAAADTFRAAASEQLEIWADRAHVDIIRNQPGADPASVAFDALQAAVSRGVATLIVDTAGRLHTKTNLMEELKKIRRVLGKLVPDAPHETLLILDATTGQNGLNQAKQFTDAVGVTGIVLTKLDGTAKGGIVFSITKELGIPVKYIGVGEKIGDLEVFDPEEFVEALFQ, translated from the coding sequence ATGGTTGGGAAGTTAAAACAAAAATTGACCAAAACCAGAGAAGGCTGGCTGGGAAAAGTGACCGCAGTGGTCAAATCACAGCCTGACATTGATGAGGATTTTTTTGATTCGCTGGAAGAAGTGCTGATCTCCGGCGACTTGGGCGTAAATTTTGTCATGGAATTGATGGACAATGTTCGCGATACTGTCGAAGAATTAGGCATTAGAAAATCGGAAAATATTTTACGCATTCTAAAAACCGGTATGTTGCGGTCTCTGAAAGAAGATTTTCAGAATACGAGAGACGAAGTCGTTCATGAAAAAAACCCGTTTGTGATTATGGTTGTCGGCGTGAACGGCACGGGAAAAACTACCACTATCGGCAAACTGGCGGCTCTTCTCAAACGAGACCATGAAAAGGTTTTGCTGGCGGCGGCGGATACGTTCAGGGCGGCGGCGTCCGAACAATTGGAAATCTGGGCCGATCGCGCGCATGTGGACATTATTCGCAACCAGCCCGGCGCTGATCCGGCGTCCGTTGCTTTTGACGCGTTACAAGCGGCGGTCAGTCGCGGCGTGGCAACGCTCATCGTCGATACGGCGGGCAGATTGCACACAAAGACCAATTTAATGGAAGAATTAAAAAAGATTCGTCGCGTTTTGGGCAAGCTCGTTCCGGACGCGCCCCACGAAACATTGCTCATTCTGGACGCGACAACGGGGCAGAATGGTCTGAATCAGGCCAAACAATTCACTGACGCGGTCGGAGTGACCGGCATTGTGCTCACAAAATTAGACGGAACAGCTAAAGGCGGCATTGTTTTTTCCATTACGAAAGAGTTGGGGATTCCGGTGAAATACATCGGCGTCGGCGAGAAAATTGGTGATCTGGAAGTTTTCGATCCGGAAGAATTTGTCGAGGCGCTTTTTCAATGA